GCGTGGATATGATAGATATAGTTGCCGGGGGCGATGTGCATGTTGTCCTTGGACATGATGTCCCAGACGGCGGTGCCGTCGTTGATCTCGCTTACATGTTCAATGGTGTCCACCAGATAGCCCTGCACGGTAAAGATGCGAGCAGAGGAACTGCAGGAAAATCGGTGATGCTGTTTTCGCTCACTGTCTCAGCATATCCGCTTCGACACTCTAGAATTCCAATTCCAGCCCGACGAGCACCTTGCGAGGCGTGCTGCGATAATCCGGTCGATAGTAATAGTCATTGATTGTATTGATGGATTTAACCATATCATCGGTCATGCGGCTCATGCTGCGTGTATACTGGGCATTGCCGCTGTCGGTATAGATGGCAATCGAATTTTCGATGTCAAAAATATTGTAGATATTAGTAAACAATATAGTTTTAATTCCGCCGAACTTGATCGTGTAGGCAAAGTTCAGATCAAAGTTGATGTAGAACGGCTTGCGTTCTCCATTGGGCAGACCGTAATAGTACCCATAAGATTCCGGAGTGTAGGGAAATCCCGAGGCCAGAGTGCCGATGATGCCCAGGTTCCAACGATCTGCGCTGTGTGCGGTCGCTGTGAGATTCAACGTATGCGATCGGTCCCAATCCAGCAGCACCAGTTGCTTGGTAATCTCTGTAGGCGGCGAAGTCAGGCTTTTCAACCAGACGTCCGCTGGATCCGAGGCATTGCCTTCCGCGATTTGGAAGGTGTAATCGATGCTCGTGGTTAAAAAGCCGGTGCTGCGCTGTTCCAGCGACGCTGTGAAGCCCAACACCTGCCCGTAATCCCGATTGACATATCGGGCATACTGCGTGAAGGTGGGCATCAGGATATAGGTTTCCATACCGAGCAGGTTGCGGATGTCCTTATAATACACCGTGAGGTTCATCGCCACATCCTTGGTCAGCCCATGCTGCAGGCCGACCTCATAGGTGGCTGTTTTTTCCGGCTCCAGATTAGCGTTACCGATGGTGGCGCCGCCGGTCACCGGGATTCTAAAGTCGGGGTTTAAAAACAGAGCGTTGAAGGCCGGCATCTGGAAGAACAGACCATAAGAGAGATGCAGTACGCTTTTCTCCGTCAAAGGCATGGCGATGCCGAAGCGAGGGCTGAATTGGCTCTTGGTTTTTGCCTCGATTTTTTCACTGGTGGAGGGTCTGCTGAGATCTGCGGGATAGACGCCGCGCGGCTCGAAGCGGTCGTAGCGCAATCCGATGTTCATGATAAAGTAGGACCATTCCAGACGATCTTGAATGTAGGCGCTGATTTCATAGGGTTTCTTGACATAATCGACATAGGCGGGACTCTCCACCTCCACCGGCCGAGGTTTCCAGTCGGTTTGACGATCTAGACGGATCGTATAACTGGTCACGTCCAGCTTGTGTCTGGTTGATTGGAATCCCAATTTGATCTGATTGCTCTGGTTGAACTGATAGGTGAGGTCCCCTTTGAGCAGCGTATTGGTAGTGGTGCGTTCGGAATGGTTCATGTTCGTGCCCGCCATATAGAAATGCGGGCCGCCGCCGATTTGCAGCCTAGTATCCGGAACGTAGCGCAGATCGTAGGGGCTTTCAAAGACGTAGCTTTTCCAGTTCTTGGAGAAATTGGCGAATTTGAGGTTGATGAAGCCGTTCTTATTGATGACGTAATCGTAATGGACCATATGGGTGTTGCCCAAGCTGAAATAGGTCGGCCGACCGTCCGGATTGCACTTGTAGCGATGTTCGTACCCCTGCGATTCAGCGTCCTCCCTGATAAATTCATACGTCAATTTGTGATTGTTGAACGGCTTGGCGATCATTTTTCCGTGCAGGTCCAGTCCTTCTGACCAGTTCATGGGCACCATCGCGCCGTCGCCGTTGGCATCGATCCGCCACCGGCTGCGATCGTCCGGTACAAAGGATGAATCGGAAGGTAAAAAGATCCTTTTCCCATAATAGGCGCCGTCGTCCTTGTGATATCGGAAGGAGGTGAAAAACAGCAGATTTTTTAGTCCCAGGGGGCCTGAGAGATTGCCTTGAAGATCATTGACGTTCCCCGGCTTGGCCAAGTCCAGATAGGAACGTTTTTCTTCCGTATAATCTTCTCGTTTCAATCCAGCGCCTGACTTGACCACAAAGGGCGTTTTGCGATTGCTCAGATAGGCGCCGGTATAGCCGGAGAGTTGGCCGTTGAACTTGGACTTGGGCTCTTTGGAGACGATGTTGACGACGCCGGACATCGCCTGCCCGTATTCGGCATTAAAGGTGCCGCTGATCACTTCAACCTCCTGAATTGAGTTGGGTTGAAGATCGATCATCTGGTTGCCGCTGTAGCCGTCGTTCACCGCAATGCCGTCGATCATGTAGGACACCTCGCCCAGACGGCCGCCGCGGAAATGGCCTTCAATGACGCCGGCCTGCAGATTGACGATCTGTCCGGTGCTCTCCACCGGCAACAAGTTGATGTCTTCACTCGATACGCGTGCAGAGGTCGAAGTGAGATCCTTTTGAACCAGAGGGCGTTCGGCGCGCACGACCACCTCCTCGCCTTCGATCACCGTGGCCATCAGGTCGGTCGACAGAGAAGTGGTGGCGTCGATGCTGACGCTCGCCCCCTCTATTTTTTTTGTCTTGTAGCCGATGCTGCGAAAAACGATGGTGTACTTGCCCGGCGGGATGTTGATGATGAAATAGTTGCCGTTGACATCGGTGACGGCTCCAAAGGCGGTGCCTTCGAGGAACACGTTGACGCCTGGCAGCGGTTCCTTCTTTTCTGCATCCATGATCCGGCCGTAAATTTTTCCCGTCGTTCCGGCAAGAAGACCGGCTGCAGCCGTTAAAAGTATGATGAGGAAGCTGAGATAACGTTTAGCCATCATGACGACTCCTCTGCTTAATGAGCATGCCTGTGCGTGAAAAATCTATTGAACAACCGGCAGACCCGAAGGCGGAACATCCTTTCGCCTCGGCCGCGGCGGTCGATAACGATCTGTTGTTGAAAAGTTCTCACCCTGTTTTCAGACAATTCCCCAAACGGCGTCTGCCCCGCTAGCGCAGAGGCAGGACAGACTCTCTTTCCACCAGATGGGAATTCAGAATGACCGTCTGTTTTTCACTGGTGTCACCCGCAATGCGTTGCAGTAAAAGACTGATGCTGGTTGCACCCATTTCGTAAATGGGCTGGTGGATGGTGGTCAGCCGGATCGGGCTGTTATCGATAAAAGAAGCGTCGTCATAACCGACGATGGAGAGATCGCGCGGAATGTGGATGCCGTTGTTTTCCGCGGTCGCGCAGATGATGTTGGCCATTTTGTCGTTCTCAGCAAAGATGGCCGTATAGTTTCTTTTCTGGGATAAAACCATGCGGGCGATTTCCGAACAATTCTCTTCTGAATAATGCTCGTCGCTGGTAAAAATCAATTCAGGACGTACAGGAGACGGGAATCTAAGATCGCTGCTTTATATCCGGATAATCTTTCTCGGGCGCTGTTGAGCAAGGTGTTGATGACAATCGCAATCCGGGTATGCCCGTGGTCGATCAGATGGCGGGTGATCCGGTAGGCGCCGTCATAATTATCCGTGATGACTTTATCTATATCCAGATCAGGGATCACCCGGTCGGCGATGACCACTGGGATCCCGTGTTGCAAAAACTTTTGCACAATGGCGCGGTTTTTTTCATCCGCAGCCGCCGTCGGCATAAACAGAACCCCCGTCACCGCCTGTTCAATCAGCCGATCCGCCTGCTCATCGGCCTGCACGTACAGATCGTATGAATTGCATAACACCAAGTGACAGTTGTGCTCGACAGCTTGATCCGCAGCGCCACGGATGAACTCGATGCCGAATCCGCTGCGATAAAAGTTGATTAAAATTCCCAGACGATAGCGGCTGCCGGTCTGGTAAGAGGTCTTGTGGAAGAAGGTGCCGAGCTTTTTCTTACGTACCAGATAACCCTTGTCCACGAGATTCTGCACCGCATGCTTGATCGTCGCACGGGAAAGCTGGAACTGCCTGACTAATTCATCTTCCGTGGGGATTTTTTCGTTGTTGGCAAAAACGCCCTGATCGATCTGTTCTTTCAACCACACCTGCAATTGAAAGTATTTGGGGATCGGGCTGTTTTCGTCGATCCGCACGCTTTTCCCCTTTTGGTTTATTGTTCAGTCAATAGTACAATATATATCTTTCAAAAGCAAGAAAATTTTTTTCAAATTTTCACGGTTCTCATTCAAGACCACTTCCCCCTTGCGTCTAATAGTATTTTTTAATATAATTGCGAAAAGGCCTGAAGGGCCGCCGGCCTTGACTCGATAGGTAGGGAGAGGATTCAAGACGCCGGCCAGAGAATGTGAGGAGAAAAAAGAACGGAATGTTCCACATGGTGAAAAGCTGTTTGCTGAAAAAAGGGGCCTGGCTGCTCTGCGGGGCGCTCGCCGCGGCGACGTTGTATTGTTCCCGTCCCGCCGACGAGGAGGAGATGGTCGTGGGGCGCATGCATCATCACACGGTCACGATGGCCGCTTTTATCAGGAGCTATATCAACGAATTTCTTTTTTCTTCCGTCCGAAACCAGGACTCTCCGCAAGCCCGTCACGCCCATGTGCAAAACCTAGCGGTTCGGCATCTGTTGGCGCAAAAAGCCGTCGCAGCACGGATGGATACGCTGCCGGGTTTCCGAACAGCCATGCATGCCGAATCCACAGCAGTGATCATTCATGCCCTGTACGAACACGAGATCGCCGCAGCGCTGCCGCCGGTCTCTGACCAAGATGTACGGACCGCGTTCGCCGAGATGAACCGAGACCTGCATGTCCGTCATCTGGTTTCGCCTACCCGATCCGGCATCGATTCCCTCTATGCAGCATTGAAAAAAGGCGCTACCTTTTATCAACTGGCTGAGACCTGTTTTCGCGACTCGATCCTGGCCGCCACCGGCGGCGATCTGGGCGTGCTGAAATGGGGCGATCTGGATCTGCCTCTGGAGGAGGCGGCCTATCGTTTGCGTATCGGCGAGGTCTCTCCGCCGGTGGAAGGACGAGTGGGCTGGCATATCTTGAAACTCGAGAATATCCTGGTCAATCCGATTCTGCGCGAAGACGAGTTCCAAGCCTACCGGGAGATCATTCGCGGCAGAATCCGCTATCGTCGGTTGCTCGCCGCGGCCGAGCGACGCATCAAACAGATGATGACGGAAAAGGACGTACGGCTCAATGTACCGCTGATCCAACTGCTGGAAAGGGAGCGGCGCCAGACCGGCGCATCGCCTCTGCGCACGTCGGCGCCCATGGAGATCCTCGATGCGCCGTTCGCGCAATTACTCGATAAGCATGCTCAGGAAGTTCTGGCAGAGTTCGACGGCGGCCGTTGGACGGTCGCTGATTTTAAAAAACATGTGTCCCTTCTGCCCCGAGGCACCCTTGATGAAGGGATGTATCGGGCGGTGGCCCTCAGTCTGAGGAATTATTTTCTTCTGCAAATCGCGGAAAGAAAACGGGTGGCGAAGAAGAAAGCAGTGGTAAATGAGATTCGGGAAAAACGCGACCACCTGTTGTCCAACGTCTATGTCCATCACGTCGCTGATACCCTCCGCTTCAGTGAAGCGGAATATCGCGGCTACTACGAAACCGTCAAGCGATCGCTTTTTCAGGATCGCGCGATGGATGTCTATGAAATCCTGCTCAAGCGGGAATCGCAGGCCCGGCAACTGATGCAGCAGCTGCTGCCGGGCCCGGTCGATGTCGCAAAATTCCGTATGCTGGCGCAACGCTACACCCAGCGCCCCGGTATGAAAAACCGGCAAGGCCATCTGGGACTCATCCACAAGGGCGATTACGGCGCCATCGGCCAAGCCTGCGCCGCGCTGTCCAAAGGCGGCATCACCGGGCCGGTCGCAGTGCCGGAGGGCTTCGCCATTCTGCTGCTGGCGGACAGCCAAGAGGGGTTTACGCCCTATGAGCGGGTCCGAGATCGTGTGGTTCGGGATGCAGAGGCGAGGAAGGTCAAGTTGGTCTATGAAGGACTGCGCAGCCGTGTTCTGCAGGAGAATCCGCTCACGGTGGACACCAAGCTGCTTACCGATTACATCTATATGAGCAGCGGCCGCAAACAGCCCTAGACCGATTGTAAAAAAAAGGGCGCCCAAGGCGCCCTGTATGCGTTATTTTTTCTTGATAAACTCCCCTGCGAGTTCCAGTCTAACCTCGTCGCTCACGACTAATCCGCCGCTGTCGAGCGTCTTGCTCCAAGAGACGCCAAAATCCTGACGATTGATCTTTCCCCGCGCCTCTACGCCGATTCGGGTGTTGCCGTAAGGATCTTTGATCGGTTCGCTGACCGTGAACGTCAATTCAATCTCCCGGGTCACTCCGCGGATGGTCAGATCGCCCACCGCTATCCATTCGTCGTTTCGCTTCAGGATTTTTTTACTCTTGTAGCGGATTTCCGGATAACTGGACGCATCGAAAAAGTCAGAGCTGCGCAGATGCTCGTCGCGTTTTTCATTTTCGGTATTGATGCTCGCCGTTTTAATAACGCCCTCGATGTGGGAGCGAGTGATGTCTTTTTCATCATAAAAAGCCGTGCCGGAAAATTCCTTAAAAGTGCCGCGCACCGTTGCAATCACCATATGTTTGACGCTGAACCCCACCTGTGTGTGCGCCGCATCGATAACATATTCTTCTGCAGCCGCCGCATAGCCTGCTGACAACAACATGATCAGCGTTAAAAGCAATCGTTTCATGAATCGGCTCCTTGTGTAAGAATGCATGAATGGCTTATCGAATTTACAAGGTGTAACAGCCGTTGATCTGATTATATTTCCCGATGGCGGTCAATTCCGCCTTCTGGTTCTTCCGGTTCCGGCAGACCACGCCGACTGCGCACCCCATCCAGCTTGACCAGCGGCAGCTCCAGCTGACGGCGCCGGACGCCGAGCAGGGTGTCGAACTCGGCCTGCGCCTCAGCGATTTTTTTACCCAGCCCGTCCATTTTTTTAATGAATTCATCCCATTGTTTTTTAAATGCCGAGATCAGTGTAAGGATCTCATTGGAGGTCTTTTCCAGGCTAAAGTTCTCCACCGATTGACGCACCACCGCCAGCACGGCGAAGAGCGTCATCGGCGAACAAAAGATCACATGCTGCTGCAGCCCCTGGTCGATGAGACGGCTGTCATGCTCCTGGATGAAGGCATAGATCTGCTCATTGGGAATGAAGAGGAGCGCATAGTCTACGGTGTCGGATTCGGCATCGATATAATCCCGCGAGGCGACCTCCCTCAGCCGGTTTCTGACGTCGCGGAGGAAATCCGCACGATATCTGGCCTGCTCGCTTTCCCCTGTGCTCTCCAGATAGCGGACATAGTTGTCCAGGGGAAATTTAACATCCATGTTCAACTTTAAATTGCGCGGCAAAAGAAAAGTGAAATCCGGCCGGCCGCGTCCGCTGCCGATGCTCTTCTGTTTGACATAGTTGATGTTCTCGATCAACCCGGCCAGTCGCAGCACGTCCTCTGCCATGCGCTCTCCCCATTGGCCGCGGGACCGGCTGCTGGAAAGCACTTCGACCAGTGAACGCGTCGTTTGGTTCAGCTGAGCCGTCTGCTCCCCAGCCACGCGCAGCTGGTTCGCTAATTCCCCGAATTTTTGCGCCCGGTCCTTTTCCAGCGCTTTCACCAGGTCAGCAAGATCCTGCACCTGATCAGACATGACTTCCAGTTGCCGGTCGATCAGGCTTTTCTTCTCATTCAGTTCAGAGCGATTGCGTTCACGTTCTCCGGCGAGGCTGGATTGACTGAGTTTTAACAGCTCGTGGGTCGAGCGGGACAGCGCCTCCAGTGACAGGGCGCCGAATTGCGCTTTCAACTGGGCCAGGATAGCTTCCATCTGCATCTGGCGCTGCGCCTCGGAGTGGCGAAAGAACTCCTGGGCCAGATCCATACGGTTACGGGATAGCAGCCATTTGATCAGCAGGGTTACGATCAACCCCACGCAAAACCCGAGAGAAAAAATCACCAACTGGATTCCGCTCATCAGCGGTCCTTTCCATTTAGTCCTTGCATTATAAAATAACAATTATAAATTTAGAATCAATGAGTGTTTGTCAGGTGCAAGGAGCCAAGAAGGGATTCTCTGCGCTTGGCCTGCTCAACAGACTTGGCTCCCTCAAGTGTTCGCAGCCTGATCCCACGGGCGCTTCGCCGCTGGCTGGAAATGATCCCTTGCAAAACCCTCGGACTCGCGCATCATCATAGGAGACTGATGTTATGTTGACTAAAAATTATTCTGTCGCGCTGCTGCTGATGGTATTCGGCTTAGGTTGCGGCCAAGTGGAGATAAAACGTGAGCAGGATAAAATCGATGTCAAAATCAATGGAAAATGGATCACCACTTATTTATTCAAGTCGGATTTAACCAAACCGGTGCTTTTCCCGCTGAACACCTTGAGCGGCGTGACTGTCAGCCGTCAGTTCCCTCGACAAATCGTCGAAGGCGAGAGCAAGGATCATCCCCATCATTTCGGCCTGTTCTTTACCTATGACCGGGTGAACGGAGTGGGATTTTGGAACAACACCGCAATACCGCCGCAGATCAAACTGGCTGAGATTAAAAAAGTCGAGAGCGGCAAGACCGGGACGATCACCTCCGTGCACCATTGGGTGGACGCTGGTGGAAAAATTTTACTGCAGGAAGACCGCACCATGCATTTCATACCCGGCCGGAAGCAGTATGCCATTGATTTCTCCATTCAGTTGACAGCTAAGGACACGGCGGTGGTCTTTGAGGACACGAAAGAGGGTATGTTCTCCCTTCGAGTGGCTGACTGGCTGGCGGAAAAATCAGGCCATGCCGAATACCTCAGCTCCAACGGCGATCGCAAAGAAAAGGAGGTCTGGGGCAAACGGGCGGTGTGGGTGCGTCTCGAGGGCGCCAAAGACGGTGAACCGCTGGGCATCGTTATGATCCATCATCCTAGCAGCGTCAATTATCCCACCTTTTGGCACGCCCGTGGCTATGGACTGTTCGCTGCCAATCCATTGGGCCAAGAGACTTTTGAACGGGATCGCAATGTGGAAAACCCCAGGGCCCTTCGCCTGACTCTTGCCAGAGGGGAAAGCGCTTGGTTTAAATTCCGCGTAGTGGTGTACGACGGCGCCATGGACAAAGCGACGATCGATGCTATCGCAGCAGAGTATGCCAAGACCAACTGACCGCCTGGCCCCGGCAGCAGTGCGGTTCAACTAATGCGCAATAGCAGCCCCTTGAGGTAGCGGCCTTCAGGGTGCGCCAGCAGAAAGGGGTGATCCGGCCCAGGTCCCAACACCTTGAGCACTTGGGCAGACCGGCCTGCATCCTGAATGGCGGAGAGGACGATTTTTTGGAACAGGGGTTCGTCAACATGGTTGGAACAGGAAAAGGTCAACAGCAGACCATCCGGTTTTAATCGTCTGGCGGCCTGCAGGTTGATGTCTTTGTAGCCGCGACTGGCCCGCATGACCTCTTTTTGCGATTTTGCAAAGGCCGGCGGATCCAAAACGATTACATCATACTGTCGATCGGTGCGGCGCAGAAACTCGAATACATCGGCGGTGATCAGGGGATGGCGTTCCATGTCCAGCTGGTTGAGGCGCAGGTTGTCGGCCGCCAGCTCGTTAGCCGCCGGCGAGATCTCGACCGAAGTCACCGAGTGCGCTTCCCCGAGCGCTGCATAGACTGAGAATCCGCCGCTGTAGGAAAAGCAGTTCAGCACATCGAGCCCTTTGCACAGCGATCCCAGCAACCGACGATTGTCCCGTTGATCCAGGAAAAAGCCGGTTTTTTGGCCTCCGGCTGGATCCACTTGAAAGGATACGCTGTTTTCAACGATGGGGATTCTTTCGGGTCCCGGGCTGCCCACCCATTCACAACGTTCTGTCAACCCTTCCCGCGTTCGCCCCTTGCCTTCGCTGCGCTCATAGATGGCCTGCGGCTGCACCAGCTCTTGCAACCAGTGGAGCAGGAGGGGGCGAAGGCGCTCCATGCCGAGCACCGAGATGGTCAGAACCAATATATCGCCATACTGATCCACGACCAGGCCGGGTAGATGATCCCCTTCAGCATTGATCAGCCGGAAAGCGTTTGTGGCCGGTGGAACAACCTGTTTGCGAAGGCGGACCGCCCTGTGCAGTGCCGCCCGCCAAAACGCTTCATCCACTCTAGCTCGCGGATCCCGGCTGAGAACTCGAAAGGCGATATCAGAGTTCGGATTATAAAATCCCCTGGCCACAGGGTTATGCTGATGGTCGCAGAGCAGGACGATGTCGCCGGGCCGGCAGGCCGGTGCAGCAGAGGCAATGGCACCGGAGAACACCCAGGGATGACCGTGTTTGATAATCGCTTGCTTGCCCGGTTTCAGAATGAGCGTTGCTTCCATGCTGTCCTTTTATTCGTTTTTTCAATGAAGGAATAGTCGATGCATCTGCCGCGTTTCAGCGGCTATAATGTAGTTAGAGGAGGGTTAAAATGCAAGGGCCTGGGATTTTACTTGTTTCGTCGCCGCTATTTTTGTAAATTCTTTATATCGTTGTGCTTGGACAGCACGGCGCCCGACGTTCGCTCCAGAAGCGTCGACGGTAAAGCGCGGCCGTGCGTAAACAATGCATGTTGATGAAAAGAAAGGATTCAATATGACCAGAATGGGCTGGGTGACGGCAATCTTTATATTTGGGGCCAGTCAAGCTTTTGCCGAGGAGACTCCCTGGGCTGCGGGCGCCCATTTCGTACTTTCGTTGCCCCAATCCGATTTCGCCAACTTGTCCAAAGACGGAGAAGGGCTTGGCGGCAAGGTGCTCTACCGTCCGAATCTTTCGCGTCACTTTGCCCTGCGGGCGGATTTGGCGTATATTTCTTACGGCGAAAAACGGAAAAGCATGACAGATGTCTCCTACGGTTACTATCTGATGCAAATTCGCAATGAGTCTTTTCAGATGACACTGGGACCACAATTGTCCTTGCCGTTGGGACCGATCACCGCCTATGGAGCCCCTATGGGTGGGCTGTACGTATACCGAACCGTGGTTTCCATTCCTGCTCTGTATTATTACTACGGCTGGCCGGCGGCTGAGACCACTTCGAGCCTTACCCGCTGGGGCTGGAACGTCAACGGCGGCTTGTTGATCGATGTGGGTATCGGGCCGGTGTTTGATTTGCAATTTAAATATCAAAAGATCGCCAAGGCCGTCCAATCCAAGATCGAGGATGTCACAACAGAAAGCGACGCCACGGACTTTTATCTCGGTGTGGGCGTGCTTTTTTATCTGAAGAAAAAATATTGATATGTCGAACTCGTGGCGCATCGGTTCCGAGGAGTACGAACAGGCGTTGCAACAGGAGGGGGAGTATTGGGGACAGGAGAGTGAAAAGGCGTTCAGCCGAGGCATTCCGTTTTCTGCTGATATGCGCCGGGCGGAGCGGCTGTATGTAGATCGTGGACCCGGGCTGCCGCAGCAGCAGGTCTATGATCCGGTGGCCGAGCGGATCATGAACGGCGACCTGTATCAGCTCCTGTTTGACCGAGTGGCTGCGGTGTCGCCGCACAGCCGGGTGTTGGTGCTCGCTTGTGGTCCCGGCGGTCTGGCGCTGGAGTTGGCGCGTCAGGGCCATCACGTTCATGGAATTGATATCAGCAAGGGGGCCATTGCTCTCGCTGAACGAATGGCAGAAGAAAATCCTTTTACGGAAAATTTCGGCAGTCTTTGTTATACGGTTGCTG
The window above is part of the bacterium genome. Proteins encoded here:
- a CDS encoding TonB-dependent receptor, with the translated sequence MMAKRYLSFLIILLTAAAGLLAGTTGKIYGRIMDAEKKEPLPGVNVFLEGTAFGAVTDVNGNYFIINIPPGKYTIVFRSIGYKTKKIEGASVSIDATTSLSTDLMATVIEGEEVVVRAERPLVQKDLTSTSARVSSEDINLLPVESTGQIVNLQAGVIEGHFRGGRLGEVSYMIDGIAVNDGYSGNQMIDLQPNSIQEVEVISGTFNAEYGQAMSGVVNIVSKEPKSKFNGQLSGYTGAYLSNRKTPFVVKSGAGLKREDYTEEKRSYLDLAKPGNVNDLQGNLSGPLGLKNLLFFTSFRYHKDDGAYYGKRIFLPSDSSFVPDDRSRWRIDANGDGAMVPMNWSEGLDLHGKMIAKPFNNHKLTYEFIREDAESQGYEHRYKCNPDGRPTYFSLGNTHMVHYDYVINKNGFINLKFANFSKNWKSYVFESPYDLRYVPDTRLQIGGGPHFYMAGTNMNHSERTTTNTLLKGDLTYQFNQSNQIKLGFQSTRHKLDVTSYTIRLDRQTDWKPRPVEVESPAYVDYVKKPYEISAYIQDRLEWSYFIMNIGLRYDRFEPRGVYPADLSRPSTSEKIEAKTKSQFSPRFGIAMPLTEKSVLHLSYGLFFQMPAFNALFLNPDFRIPVTGGATIGNANLEPEKTATYEVGLQHGLTKDVAMNLTVYYKDIRNLLGMETYILMPTFTQYARYVNRDYGQVLGFTASLEQRSTGFLTTSIDYTFQIAEGNASDPADVWLKSLTSPPTEITKQLVLLDWDRSHTLNLTATAHSADRWNLGIIGTLASGFPYTPESYGYYYGLPNGERKPFYINFDLNFAYTIKFGGIKTILFTNIYNIFDIENSIAIYTDSGNAQYTRSMSRMTDDMVKSINTINDYYYRPDYRSTPRKVLVGLELEF
- a CDS encoding substrate-binding domain-containing protein; protein product: MVLSQKRNYTAIFAENDKMANIICATAENNGIHIPRDLSIVGYDDASFIDNSPIRLTTIHQPIYEMGATSISLLLQRIAGDTSEKQTVILNSHLVERESVLPLR
- a CDS encoding GntR family transcriptional regulator, translated to MRIDENSPIPKYFQLQVWLKEQIDQGVFANNEKIPTEDELVRQFQLSRATIKHAVQNLVDKGYLVRKKKLGTFFHKTSYQTGSRYRLGILINFYRSGFGIEFIRGAADQAVEHNCHLVLCNSYDLYVQADEQADRLIEQAVTGVLFMPTAAADEKNRAIVQKFLQHGIPVVIADRVIPDLDIDKVITDNYDGAYRITRHLIDHGHTRIAIVINTLLNSARERLSGYKAAILDSRLLYVLN
- a CDS encoding polyisoprenoid-binding protein; amino-acid sequence: MKRLLLTLIMLLSAGYAAAAEEYVIDAAHTQVGFSVKHMVIATVRGTFKEFSGTAFYDEKDITRSHIEGVIKTASINTENEKRDEHLRSSDFFDASSYPEIRYKSKKILKRNDEWIAVGDLTIRGVTREIELTFTVSEPIKDPYGNTRIGVEARGKINRQDFGVSWSKTLDSGGLVVSDEVRLELAGEFIKKK
- the rmuC gene encoding DNA recombination protein RmuC, with amino-acid sequence MSGIQLVIFSLGFCVGLIVTLLIKWLLSRNRMDLAQEFFRHSEAQRQMQMEAILAQLKAQFGALSLEALSRSTHELLKLSQSSLAGERERNRSELNEKKSLIDRQLEVMSDQVQDLADLVKALEKDRAQKFGELANQLRVAGEQTAQLNQTTRSLVEVLSSSRSRGQWGERMAEDVLRLAGLIENINYVKQKSIGSGRGRPDFTFLLPRNLKLNMDVKFPLDNYVRYLESTGESEQARYRADFLRDVRNRLREVASRDYIDAESDTVDYALLFIPNEQIYAFIQEHDSRLIDQGLQQHVIFCSPMTLFAVLAVVRQSVENFSLEKTSNEILTLISAFKKQWDEFIKKMDGLGKKIAEAQAEFDTLLGVRRRQLELPLVKLDGVRSRRGLPEPEEPEGGIDRHREI
- a CDS encoding class I SAM-dependent rRNA methyltransferase; its protein translation is MEATLILKPGKQAIIKHGHPWVFSGAIASAAPACRPGDIVLLCDHQHNPVARGFYNPNSDIAFRVLSRDPRARVDEAFWRAALHRAVRLRKQVVPPATNAFRLINAEGDHLPGLVVDQYGDILVLTISVLGMERLRPLLLHWLQELVQPQAIYERSEGKGRTREGLTERCEWVGSPGPERIPIVENSVSFQVDPAGGQKTGFFLDQRDNRRLLGSLCKGLDVLNCFSYSGGFSVYAALGEAHSVTSVEISPAANELAADNLRLNQLDMERHPLITADVFEFLRRTDRQYDVIVLDPPAFAKSQKEVMRASRGYKDINLQAARRLKPDGLLLTFSCSNHVDEPLFQKIVLSAIQDAGRSAQVLKVLGPGPDHPFLLAHPEGRYLKGLLLRIS
- a CDS encoding outer membrane beta-barrel protein: MTRMGWVTAIFIFGASQAFAEETPWAAGAHFVLSLPQSDFANLSKDGEGLGGKVLYRPNLSRHFALRADLAYISYGEKRKSMTDVSYGYYLMQIRNESFQMTLGPQLSLPLGPITAYGAPMGGLYVYRTVVSIPALYYYYGWPAAETTSSLTRWGWNVNGGLLIDVGIGPVFDLQFKYQKIAKAVQSKIEDVTTESDATDFYLGVGVLFYLKKKY